One segment of Drosophila ananassae strain 14024-0371.13 chromosome 3R, ASM1763931v2, whole genome shotgun sequence DNA contains the following:
- the LOC26514339 gene encoding uncharacterized protein LOC26514339 — protein MTNVILSGKSLRVNGRGRKERDGKFRAISAKKPKIDRRAISGNIDKNQIQVQNRLWGGYGADGKLPGGGAGGIWKPPPEFTEFPTLPPDPRKKFTYSWADLCPPWPRCNVYPKCCQRSGNVAALRHPPACIRNNKDTCFADEYDDDEYF, from the exons ATGACAA ATGTCATCTTGTCCGGGAAGTCCTTAAGAGTGAACGGTCGGGGTAGGAAAGAACGGGATGGAAAGTTTCGAGCGATTTCcgcaaaaaagccaaaaattgATAGAAGAGCCATCAGCGGCAACATCGACAAAAACCAAATCCAGGTACAAAATCGGTTATGGGGCGGATATGGCGCAGATGGTAAACTACCGGGTGGAGGAGCAGGGGGTATTTGGAAGCCCCCCCCTGAG TTCACAGAGTTTCCAACCCTG CCCCCGGACCCACGGAAAAAGTTCACCTATAGTTGGGCCGACCTATGTCCGCCATGGCCCCGTTGCAATGTTTATCCAAAGTGTTGCCAGCGATCGGGTAATGTTGCGGCCTTGCGTCACCCCCCTGCCTGCATAAGAAATAATAAGGACACTTGTTTCGCTGACGaatatgatgatgatgagtaCTTTTAA